Proteins from a genomic interval of Equus quagga isolate Etosha38 chromosome 11, UCLA_HA_Equagga_1.0, whole genome shotgun sequence:
- the EMC6 gene encoding ER membrane protein complex subunit 6 produces the protein MAAVVAKREGPPFISEAAVRGNAAVLDYCRTSVSALSGATAGILGLTGLYGFIFYLLASVLLSLLLILKAGRRWNKYFKSRRPLFTGGLIGGLFTYVLFWTFLYGMVHVY, from the coding sequence ATGGCCGCTGTGGTGGCCAAGCGGGAAGGGCCGCCGTTCATCAGCGAGGCGGCGGTGCGGGGCAACGCGGCCGTCCTGGATTACTGCCGGACCTCGGTGTCCGCGCTGTCGGGGGCGACGGCCGGCATCCTCGGCCTCACCGGCCTCTACGGCTTCATCTTCTACCTGCTCGCCTCCGTCCTGCTCTCTCTGCTCTTAATTCTTAAGGCGGGAAGGAGGtggaacaaatattttaagtcGCGAAGACCTCTCTTTACAGGCGGTCTCATCGGAGGCCTCTTCACCTACGTCCTGTTCTGGACTTTCCTCTATGGCATGGTGCACGTCTACTGA
- the TAX1BP3 gene encoding tax1-binding protein 3, with protein MSYIPGQPVTAVVQRVEIHKLRQGENLILGFSIGGGIDQDPSQNPFSEDKTDKGIYVTRVSEGGPAEIAGLQIGDKIMQVNGWDMTMVTHDQARKRLTKRSEEVVRLLVTRQSLQKAVQQSMLS; from the exons ATGTCCTACATCCCGGGCCAGCCTGTCACCGCCGTGGTG CAAAGAGTTGAAATTCACAAGCTGCGTCAAGGTGAGAACTTAATCCTGGGCTTCAGCATTGGAGGTGGAATTGACCAGGATCCCTCCCAGAATCCTTTCTCAGaagacaagacagacaag GGTATTTATGTCACACGGGTATCCGAAGGAGGCCCTGCTGAAATTGCTGGGCTGCAGATTGGAGACAAGATCATGCAG GTGAACGGCTGGGACATGACCATGGTCACACACGACCAGGCGCGGAAGCGGCTTACCAAGCGCTCGGAAGAGGTGGTGCGCCTGCTGGTGACACGGCAGTCGCTGCAGAAAGCAGTGCAGCAGTCCATGCTGTCTTAG
- the CTNS gene encoding cystinosin isoform X1, producing the protein MIRRWLIIFILSLLKLIGKCESTVSLTVPPTVKLENGSSANVSIILQPPLNATLVITFEITFRSKNITILELPDEVVVPPGVTHSSFQVTSQNVGQVTVFLHGNHSNQTGPRIRFLVIHSNVVSIVDQVIGWIYFVAWSISFYPQVITNWRRKSVVGLSFDFVSLNLTGFVAYSVFNIGLLWVPYFKEQFFLKYPNGVNPVDANDVFFSLHAVTLTLVVLVQCCLYERGNQRVSWPAIGFLVLSWLFALITMILAAVGATTWLQFLFCFSYIKLAVTLVKYFPQAYMNFHYKSTEGWSIGNVLLDFTGGSFSLLQMFLQSYNNDQWTLIFGDPTKFGLGIFSIFFDIVFFIQHFCLYRKKPGLQAAHTARPRQDWALSLEPKALPQATSVSRSSLRD; encoded by the exons ATGATAAGGCGTTGGctgattatttttatcctttctctcctGAAGCTCATAGGGAAATGTG AGTCAACAGTCAGCCTCACTGTTCCTCCCACTGTGAAGTTGGAAAATGGAAGCTCAGCCAACGTCAGCATTATCCTTCA GCCTCCGTTAAATGCCACCTTGGTGATCACTTTTGAAATCACATTTCGTTCAAAAAATATTACTATCCTTGAGCTCCCCGATGAA GTTGTAGTGCCTCCTGGAGTGACACATTCCTCTTTTCAAGTGACATCTCAAAATGTTGGACAAGTTACTGTTTTTCTGCATGGGAATCATTCCAACCAGACCGG ACCAAGGATACGCTTCTTGGTGATCCATAGTAATGTCGTTAGCATCGTAGACCAGGTGATTGGCTGGATCTACTTTGTGGCCTGGTCCATCTCCTTCTACCCTCAGGTGATCACGAACTGGAGGCGGAAAAG tgtCGTTGGTCTGAGCTTTGACTTCGTGTCCCTAAACCTGACAGGCTTCGTGGCCTATAGTGTGTTCAACATTGGCCTCCTCTGGGTGCCATACTTCAAG GAGCAGTTTTTCCTCAAATATCCTAATGGAGTGAACCCTGTGGATGCTAATGACGTCTTCTTCAGCCTGCACGCAGTCACCCTCACCCTGGTTGTCCTGGTGCAGTGCTGCCTGTACGAG CGAGGCAACCAGCGCGTGTCCTGGCCTGCCATTGGCTTCCTGGTGCTCTCGTGGCTCTTTGCGCTCATCACCATGATTCTGGCTGCAGTTGGGGCAACCACCTGGCTGCAGttcctcttctgcttctcctACATCAAGCTTGCAGTGACGCTGGTCAAGTATTTTCCACAG GCCTACATGAACTTTCACTACAAAAGCACAGAGGGCTGGAGCATTGGCAACGTGCTTCTGGACTTCACTGGGGGCAGCTTCAGCCTCCTCCAGATGTTCCTCCAGTCCTACAACAACG ACCAGTGGACACTGATCTTTGGAGACCCAACCAAGTTTGGACTTGGCATCTTCTCCATCTTCTTCGATATTGTCTTCTTCATCCAGCACTTCTGCTTGTACAGAAAGAAACCAGG GCTTCAGGCAGCACACACAGCACGTCCCAGGCAGGATTGGGCACTGAGCTTGGAGCCGAAGGCCTTGCCCCAAGCAACCAGTGTTTCTAGGAGCAGCTTGAGAGACTGA
- the CTNS gene encoding cystinosin isoform X2, which yields MIRRWLIIFILSLLKLIGKCESTVSLTVPPTVKLENGSSANVSIILQPPLNATLVITFEITFRSKNITILELPDEVVVPPGVTHSSFQVTSQNVGQVTVFLHGNHSNQTGPRIRFLVIHSNVVSIVDQVIGWIYFVAWSISFYPQVITNWRRKSVVGLSFDFVSLNLTGFVAYSVFNIGLLWVPYFKEQFFLKYPNGVNPVDANDVFFSLHAVTLTLVVLVQCCLYERGNQRVSWPAIGFLVLSWLFALITMILAAVGATTWLQFLFCFSYIKLAVTLVKYFPQAYMNFHYKSTEGWSIGNVLLDFTGGSFSLLQMFLQSYNNDQWTLIFGDPTKFGLGIFSIFFDIVFFIQHFCLYRKKPGYDQLN from the exons ATGATAAGGCGTTGGctgattatttttatcctttctctcctGAAGCTCATAGGGAAATGTG AGTCAACAGTCAGCCTCACTGTTCCTCCCACTGTGAAGTTGGAAAATGGAAGCTCAGCCAACGTCAGCATTATCCTTCA GCCTCCGTTAAATGCCACCTTGGTGATCACTTTTGAAATCACATTTCGTTCAAAAAATATTACTATCCTTGAGCTCCCCGATGAA GTTGTAGTGCCTCCTGGAGTGACACATTCCTCTTTTCAAGTGACATCTCAAAATGTTGGACAAGTTACTGTTTTTCTGCATGGGAATCATTCCAACCAGACCGG ACCAAGGATACGCTTCTTGGTGATCCATAGTAATGTCGTTAGCATCGTAGACCAGGTGATTGGCTGGATCTACTTTGTGGCCTGGTCCATCTCCTTCTACCCTCAGGTGATCACGAACTGGAGGCGGAAAAG tgtCGTTGGTCTGAGCTTTGACTTCGTGTCCCTAAACCTGACAGGCTTCGTGGCCTATAGTGTGTTCAACATTGGCCTCCTCTGGGTGCCATACTTCAAG GAGCAGTTTTTCCTCAAATATCCTAATGGAGTGAACCCTGTGGATGCTAATGACGTCTTCTTCAGCCTGCACGCAGTCACCCTCACCCTGGTTGTCCTGGTGCAGTGCTGCCTGTACGAG CGAGGCAACCAGCGCGTGTCCTGGCCTGCCATTGGCTTCCTGGTGCTCTCGTGGCTCTTTGCGCTCATCACCATGATTCTGGCTGCAGTTGGGGCAACCACCTGGCTGCAGttcctcttctgcttctcctACATCAAGCTTGCAGTGACGCTGGTCAAGTATTTTCCACAG GCCTACATGAACTTTCACTACAAAAGCACAGAGGGCTGGAGCATTGGCAACGTGCTTCTGGACTTCACTGGGGGCAGCTTCAGCCTCCTCCAGATGTTCCTCCAGTCCTACAACAACG ACCAGTGGACACTGATCTTTGGAGACCCAACCAAGTTTGGACTTGGCATCTTCTCCATCTTCTTCGATATTGTCTTCTTCATCCAGCACTTCTGCTTGTACAGAAAGAAACCAGGGTATGACCAGCTGAACTAG